From Dehalobacter sp. 12DCB1:
AGAATTAGCCGTGATAACTAAATTAATGATATAATCCCTAAATGTAGGTTAATTTTTTAATGTTCTATTTTCAAGGAGGATATTCCCAATGCCCAATAAAGAAATGCTTTTAATTCCAGGACCGACCCCTGTAGTCGATGAAATTTATGAGGCACTTTCCCGGGAAACAATGTCCCATACGGATATGCGCTTTGCAGGTATTTTTAGCGAAGCACTCACCCAGACCAAAAAAATGTTTAATACGGATGGCGAAGTCTTTGTTATCGCCGGATCCGGAACACTGGCCATGGAAATGGCACTGGCCAATACGCTTGCCCGAGGTGAGAAGCTGCTCATCGTTAGCCATGGCTATTTTGGGGACCGCTTTATCGGAGTCGCGAAAGCTTTAGGGATTGAAGCTGAAGTGCTGGCTGCTGAGTGGGGCAAACAAATTGAACCGGCTCAGATTGAAGAAAAGCTGCAGCAAGGTGGATTCAAAGCTGTTACGATAACCCATGCGGATACATCAACGGGAGTAGCTGCAAATCTGGACAAAGTTGTTCCGGCAGTCAAAAAGTATGGTGTGCTCTTAATATTAGATGGTGTATGTGCTTCCGCCGGACTGGAAGAAGATATGGGCAAAGCCTATGGTGCTGACGATTATAAGATTGACGTTGTTTTGACCGCATCTCAGAAGGCGATCGGGGTTCCTCCCGGACTAGCAATTGTGGCCTTCGGACCGAAAGCCCTGGAAGCCAGAGCGAAAATGGATGGTGTCAGCAGTTACTATATGGATATCAACAACTGGAGCCCGATCATGAAAGAGCCGCAGAAATATTTTGCGACCCACCCGATCAATATGATCTATGGCTATGCAGAAGCCATGAAAATCATTACGGCCGAAGGAACGGCAGCGCGTTATCGTCGGCATACAGCGATTGGCAAAGCAATTCGTGCGGCGATCAGATCCATGGGCATGAATATTTTTGCTGCGGAAGAAGTCGCGGCCCCGACTTTAAGCTGTATTCTTTATCCTGAAGGCATCAACGATGCCGAATTCAGAGCCATACTTGCGAAGAAAGGGCTGATTGTGGCCGGGTTACTCGCTTCTTTAGCCGGAAAAGGCTTCAGATTAGGTCATATGGGGAATACCACGAATGATGTTTTCTGCAAAGCGCTCGGAATCATCGGCGAAACACTCGGAGAAATGGGATACTCTGTGGACAGCACCAAAGCCGTTCAGGTGTTCAAGGACGTTTTTGCTGAGAATAATCAATAAACCAGAAATTGTCCATCTTTGGTCAATATTTAACCCCGGTACGATCAAGTGTATATCGTGCCGGGGTTTATTTTGATCCATTTACCCTTGATTAAAAAGTCAAATAATAAGGCAATGTCCTTATATTTTATGTAATTATCAGAGAAATTTATTAATATGCTGGCGGATAAACTGCTGCTAACCTAGCCAAAATAAGAAGAAAGCTGAATCGGAGCTGGCATGAAGAACAGCAAAGAAATGCGGTGCAATAAAAATAACTTCGGGTGAGGTGAAAGTATGGATCCAAATTCTAATGAAAGAAAACAAAAAATATTCAGTATTATAACGGTAAGTCTTATTCTGTGTCTGCTTCTTTCTGCTGCCAGTCAGGCTGCTCTTGGAGACCGGACACTGTCTAAGGGTTCCAGAGGTTCTGAAGTCAAAGCCTTGCAGAGTAAACTGGTCCAACTCGGGTATCAGGTCGGAAAAGTTGACGGTATTTATGGAAAGTCAACCGTGGCTACTGTTAAAAGATTTCAAAAAAACAGAGGATTAAAAGCTGACGGCATAGCCGGAGACAAAACAATTCGGGAGTTAAAAAGACTGACAGGTGAAAGTACTACCTCTTCCGGGAAGCAGGTGGGCTTTAAGAACGCTGATTTTCAACTGCTAGCCCGGTGTGTTTATGCGGAAGGCCGCGGTGAACCGTATATCGGTCAGGTCGCGATCGGGGCGTGTATCATGAACAGGATTAAAAGTTCCTCCTTCCCGAAAACCATAGCCGGTGTTATTTACGAGCCAAAGGCCTTTTCGGCAGTAGATGACGGTCAAATCAACCTTCAACCCGATGAAACCGCCATTAAGGCAGCCAGGGAAGCAATGAACGGATCAGATCCGACGAATGGAGCGGTCTATTATTTTAATCCCGCTAAGACCACCAATAAATTTGTTTGGTCAAGACCGCAGATCAAGAAAATCGGCAAACATATTTTTACACGTTAGGAGGGGTACCGATGAACGCTGAATCAAAAAAAAAGCTGCTTTCCTGGCTGTCCTTGACGCTAGGAATTGTGCTGATTTTTTCTCTAGGCTGGGGCTATTACGAGTTCAGGGCACTTAAAGAGTATAAGACGGAAACGGAAAACCAGTATTCGAGGGCTTTCACGGATCTTGTGACATCGTTAAACGAGGTGGAAACAAGTATAGCCAAAGCCAAGGTTGCGGGCAGCGCGGCCCAAAGGGTGCTTTATCTCGGAGAAACCTGGAAGGGAAGCGAAAGTGCGGTCAGTCGGCTTGGCCAGCTGCCGGCAGACGAAGTCGGGATTAGCTATGTTGACACGTTTATCAACCAGGTCAGCGATTTCAGCAAGGCCATGACCCGCAAGACGGCTGCCGCCGCTGTGATGAGTGATGAGGAGCAGGCCACATTGAACGAAATGCATGAAAGAGTAATAGAAATCAACCGCTCGGTTCAGCAAGTTTACAATCAGTTTAATTCCGAGAACCTCGCCTGGGTGGACAAACCCAAAGGATTGCTGCAAAAAATCGGTCTTGGAAAATCCATTCAAACCGCTGCTCAGGGTGATGAAAACAGCGAAAAAAATAATCAGCAAAATCAACAGGCAGCTGCCCAAACGCCGACTTCCGTCAGAGGCGGGTTGAAGCAGCTTGATGTCAGCCTTCAGAAATATCCTCCATTTTCATATCAGGGAGAACTGGATAAACATTATGTGAATAAGCCACTTGGCTTACCGGGAGGAGAAATTAATGAAAGCAAAGCCATTGAGGTTGGCAAGCGTTTTCTTGAAGATCTAGGGCAGACAGGAGCAGTCCCGCAGCTAAGCGGTTTAAGTGAGAATCCCCTCGGCGGATTCAATCTCACGTATAAAACCAGTTACCTGGAAGTCAGTAAAAAGGGGGGTGTTGTTACCTTTTACCAAGATCAGCGTGAATTAGGAGACCGTCAGCTTGATGTCAATAAAGCGATCAATATTGCCAAAGCTTCTCTCTCTCGGATTGGATGGGATCTGGTTGTCACTTCTTCGCAGGATATTGGTTCTTACATTATGGTTGATGCAGTTCCGCGAGAAAACGGGGCGTTGCTATATCCGGATAAAATTAGACTGACGATAGCAACGGACAACGGACAAATTATTGGCTTTGATGCCAATCCTTACTATGCGTATCATCATAAACGAGAGTTAAATCGCGTGCTCACCTTGGAACAAGCCAAAGTAAAACTTCGTAAGGAGTTCAAGATTATCGAAGTAAAAATGGCCGTCATCTCCAAAGCAGGAACAAATGAAGCCTTCTGTTATGAATTTAGAGGGACGGCATTTGGAGAGGAGTATATGGTCTACATCAATGCGTTGAATGGGACCGAAGAAAAAATCAGCAGGGTTGTGGACACGCCTGCCGGAAAATTAATTCAATAAAAATAAAGATAAGAATTACGAAAATAGGTATTGAAAAAAAATGCATTTCCAATATAATTGGTAAATGTAAAATAATTAAGCAGAAAAAGACTCTCTTTTTCTGCTTAATTATTTTGGGCGCTGGTATTTTTTAAGAAAATGGTTTAAAATTTATTATTAGTTATTGTATTTCCAGCAGCCCTACAAAGGAGGAGCTTCAGGTTTGAGCGTTTACGAAAAAATCAAGGAAAACATCTGCAAGAGATTAGAACAAGCCGTTCTCATTGCACGCGATAAAGGAGAGCTGTCCTTTGAGGAAATGCCTTCTTACGTTCTCGAAGAGCCAAGAGAACGTGAGCATGGTGATTTGGCAACCAACCTAGCGATGCTTTTGACTAAACAGGCAAAAAGGGCACCGAGGGAACTAGCAGCGATCATTATTAACAATCTGGATACGGCAGACACTTGGATCACCTCCAGTGAAATTGCCGGACCCGGATTTATTAATTTTCGCCTGGATCCCTCCTGGCTGACAGGGGTAATTTTGGAGATTTCCGCCCGAGGCGATCAATACGGTTCTATAAACATTGGTCAGGGAGAAAAAATCCAGGTTGAGTTTGTCAGTGCGAATCCAACCGGCCTTTTGCATATGGGGAATGCCAGAGGAGCTGCTTTGGGGGATAGTTTGGCTTCGCTGCTGGCGATGGCCGGTTACGAGGTTAGCAGGGAATTTTATATCAATGATGCAGGTAATCAGATTCATAATTTCGCACTGTCGCTAGAAGCCAGATATCTTCAACTTCTGGGGGTTGAAGTACTTTTCCCGGAGGCCGGGTATCATGGCGAAGATTTGATTCATACTGTCAAAAATATTATTGAAAAAGACGGAGATCAATATGTCCGGATGGAAGAACAGACCCGTCAGGATATTCTTGTCAGTTATGCTCTTAAAGAAAAAATTAATGATATCAAAGAAACGTTAGGAGATTTTGGTGTCTTCTACGATGTGTGGTTCAGTGAAAAGTCTCTACATGAGTCCGGCTATATTCGTGAGACAATGAAGCAGCTTGAAGACAAAGAATACATTTATGAAAAGGAAGGTGCTCTCTGGCTGAAAGCAATCCTTCCGGGAGATGAAAAAGACGAAGTTATTGTGCGCGGTAATGGGGTTCCAACCTATTTTGCAGCGGATATTGCGTATCACCGTAATAAGTTTGAACGGGGTTTTAAAAAGGTCATTAATATCTGGGGAGCAGATCACCATGGCCATGTAGCTCGTATGAAAGGCGCAATGCAGGCCCTGGGATACAGCCCTGATTCTTTGCAGGTCATTCTCATGCAGCTCGTAAGGTTAATCCAGGACGGAGATATCGTAAAGATGTCGAAACGTTCCGGTCAGTATATCACGCTTAGGGAACTGATTGATGAGGTTGGGAAAGATGCGGCTAGGTTTTTCTTCCTGATGCGGGATCCTGATTCTACGGTTGAGTTTGACCTTGATCTGGCCAAATCCCAGTCTGCCGATAACCCGGTTTACTATGTGCAGTATGCGCATGCCCGGCTGTGCAGTATCTTAAGACAGGCGGAAGAACAGGGCTTCAAATCACAGCTGATTCCTGGTGAACATCAGCTGGCGCTTCTTGTTTCTCCGGAGGAAAGAGATCTATTGAAAAAATTAGCGGATCTGCCCGGTGAGATTGCGCTGGCAGCCAGGCTGACCGAACCGCACAGGCTTGCAAGGTATGTACTTGACCTGGCGGCGTTATTCCATACTTTTTACAACAGTCAGCGTGTTCTGGTTCAAGATGCCGATTTGCGGACAGCCCGACTGGGATTGATTCGCTCAACCAGACAGGTATTGGCGAATGTTTTGAAGATACTGGGTGTATCAGCACCGGAAAGAATGTAACTTACCTTTGGAAGTTAATTAATCTGAAATACAACGTGGCAAAGCACTCGTAAACTTTAGAATTTTATGAGATAAGGAAAGGGTAGAAAAGGATGACGAAATTTATTTTTGTTACCGGAGGCGTAGTAAGTTCCCTGGGTAAAGGAATAACAGCCGCTTCTTTGGGATGTTTATTGAAGAAAAGAGGACTCAAGGTCGCGATCCAAAAATTTGACCCCTATATTAATGTCGATCCTGGAACAATGAGCCCTTACCAGCATGGAGAAGTGTTTGTTACCGATGACGGAGCGGAAACCGATCTTGACCTTGGGCACTACGAAAGATTTATCGATGTTCCGTTATCCAAAAATAGTAATGTCACTGCAGGGAAGATTTACTGGTCGGTCATCACCAAGGAACGCAAAGGCGACTATCTTGGCGGTACGGTTCAAGTGATTCCTCATATTACGAATGAGATTAAAGAACGTATTTACCGGGTTGCAAGAGAGAGCAATCCCGATGTTGTGATTACTGAAATTGGCGGGACTGTCGGCGATATGGAGTCACTACCGTTTTTGGAAGCCATTCGTCAAGTCCGTGGAGATATGGGCAAAGAGAATGTCTGTTATATCCATGTCACCCTTCTTCCTTATCTGTCGGCTTCCGGTGAGGTTAAGACCAAACCGACGCAGCATTCGGTCAAAGAACTCAGAGGTATCGGAATTCAGCCCAATATTTTGGTCTGCCGAGCTGACAAAGCAATTGACGATGACCTCAAAGAAAAATTAGCTTTATTATGTGATATTGACAAAGAAGCTATCATAACAAATACCACAGCTCCGACGATTTATGAGGTTCCACTTCGTCTTCAGGAAGAAGGTATGGATGATATCGTTCTGTGCTGTTTGGGGATTAAAGCCCCCAAAGCAGATATGTCAACGTGGGAAAAAATGGTTCTGAAGATTAAGTCGCCATGCAGGTATACAGAAATTGCGATTGTCGGCAAATACGTTACTTTGCCCGACGCCTACCTCAGTGTAGCAGAAGCCTTGCGCCATGCTGGCATCGACCAGGGGGCCGGTGTAAAAATCCGCTGGATCAATTCTGAAGAGCTTGAGGTTCCAGGGGCGGATCTGGGGCAAATATTTGCCGGAATTAAAGGCATCTTGGTGCCCGGAGGATTTGGAAATAGAGGGATTGAAGGGAAACTCAAGGCGATCCAGTATGCCAGAGAGAACAAAGTACCGTATTTAGGCATTTGTCTCGGGATGCAGTGTGCCATCATAGAATTTGCAAGAAACGTCTGCGGGCTAAAAGGCGCGAATAGTACAGAATTTAACCCCGATACGGAATATCCCGTGATCGATTTGCTGCCGGAGCAAAAAGACATTGAAGATATGGGCGGGACGATGCGTCTGGGGATTTCTCCGGTCAGGGTCAAACCGAATACGCTTGCCAACTCGGCATATTCCAGTGAAGTGATTTATGAGCGACATCGTCACCGCTATGAAGTGAACAATCATTACCGGGAAATTCTTGAGAAGAACGGCATGGTATTCTCGGGTACATCCCCGGACGACAGACTCGTCGAAATATCGGAATATCCGAATCATCCTTGGTTTGTGGCTTCTCAGTTCCACCCTGAATTTAAGTCCAGGCCGAACCGGCCACATCCACTCTTCAAAAACTTTATCACTGCAACGCTGAAGGAAGTATAAGACAGCAAACATCAGACTGTTTAAAATCATATCATTACGTTTAAGATAAGAATAATAGGATAATAGGATGAAGAAAAACGTTTTTTGCCAGTCAACCGGTTCACGTCGAACCGGGTGATTGGTATTTCTATGAATTGTATTTCCGCAAATGATGGAATGAAATGTCTTTGGGAGGAGTAGAAAAATGGAATTTACGGCAAGGTGGCTCACAATTAAAGATAAAGCAAAGTTTAATTCCTTTATTTGTAATCATCTCAAAGGGCATGCGATGCAATTATGGGAATGGGGAGACATTAAAGGAAGAACGGGCTGGAAACCTTGGAGGCTTGCAGTGGAAAAAGATGGTGAGATTTTTGCTGCTGCAACAATTCTCGAAAGGAAACTGCCGTTGCTGGGGATGCCCATTTTTTACTGTCCGCGCGGTCCGGTCATTGATATGCACGATAGCAGAAAAATAGCAGCTGTTTTGGAAGCGATCAGGAAGCTAGCGCAACAGCGTAAGGCGATTCTCTTAAAGATTGATCCGGATGTATCTTCAACCGATCAGGTTCTGGCAGGTATTTTGAAAGCCCAGGGCTTCAAAAAAATGGATACAGGAAAGAATTTTGAAGGTGTTCAGCCAAAGTTTGTGTTTCGTCTGGACATTTTGCCGGATGAAGAGACCTTGCTTGTGAATATGCATCAAAAAACCCGCTATAATATACGCCTTGCCTCTAAAAAAGGTGTCACGATCCGGAAAGGATTAAGAGAAGACCTGCCGGAATTTTTTCGTGTACTCAAGGAAACGACCGAGCGGGATAATTTCTTGGTGAGGTCTTATACCTATTTTGAAGATCTGTATGATACGCTGGTGCCGGCAGGTTTTGCCGAACTTTTTGTTGCCGAATATGAAGGAAAGATTGTTGCGGGAACGCTGGCCTTCATCACAGGGGACAAAGCCTGGTACATCTATGGGGCATCATCAAATTCTTATCGCAATGTCATGCCCAACTATTTGATTCAATGGGAAATGATTTGCTGGGCCAAAGCCAATGGTTGTACACTCTATGATTTCAGAGGAGTATCCGGAGATCTGGACGAGAGTAATCCACTGTATGGGCTGTATAAATTTAAAAAAGGTTTTAACGGCGAGTTTACAGAATTCATTGGGGAATGGGACTATGTTTACAGGCCTATCCTGTATGTAATTTGGCAGATTGCTGAAAAAGCTTACTCCGGGAAACTGAAAGGGCTGCTTGCCCGGATGCGCAGGCTACGAAATAAATAATTCATTTCTTGTAATTTCTTAAATCATCTCTTAAATATTTTTAAATCATTTGTTAAAGAGGGACTTGTCATGTCAGATCTGTGGATCGAAGTAGATATGGATGCCATTATCCATAATTACCGACAAATCGTGGCCGGGCTTTCTGCTAAATGCCGGATCATGGCAGTCGTTAAGGCAGATGCCTATGGCCTAGGGGCTACGGAAGTAGCACGAGCCTTGCAGGGAGAAGGATGTACGGCCTTTGCTGTCACTACCATCGCTGAAGCGTTGCTGCTGCGAAACCAGGGTATTGACGGTGCGATCCTGGTGCTCGGCCCGTCCAGCCCAGAAGACTGGAAGGCGGCAATCCAAGCTCGTATTGAACTAACGATATCACAGTTGGACTGGATACCGATATTGGACAAACTTGCCGAAGCGTTGGGAACTAAAGCCGGGATTCAGCTGAAGTTAGAAACGGGTATGGGACGTACCGGTTTTACGGGCGATCAGATGAAGGAATTATCTGAAGCGTTGCGAGAAGCTCCTCAGTTGGAGGTAACCGGGGCGTACACTCACTTTGCCCGTGGAGCTCAGCGTGATCATGCCTATACCAGAGCACAGAATGAAAAATATCTGGCTTATGTTCAAACGTTGGAACAAGCAGGCATCCGGATCCCGCTTAAGCACGTGTGCAACAGCGCCGCCTATTTGGATTTTCCAGAGTATCATTACAATATGGTCAGAGTCGGAACACTCTTGATTGGTCATTGTCCTGCGCCGGCATTCGAAGGCAGGCTGTGGTTAAAAGACCCTTGGCTGGTCAAAGCAAGAATTGTTCACCTGCAAAAAGCGGCAAAAGGTACCTTTGTGGGCTACCAGAGTGTTTACAAGGCTAAAAAGGATACGACCCTAGCAGTGGTACCGGTAGGTTATGCTGATGGGTTTGGCATCGAACCTCGGCTTGTGCCTCAAAACATTGTGGATCTCGCGAAAATGATCGTCAAAAATATGGCGGCTATGGTGGGTATTCAGCTGGGCCGGGAAAAACTGCTTTACAACGGGCAAACCGTCAGTATTGTAGGAAAAATTGGGATGCAGCTTACGGTACTTGATGTCGGCAGCGTGCCTTGTGTAGCCGGTGACGAGATTGTGATTCCTTTACGAAGAACTCAGGCCAATCCCAGGATCCTACGGATGTATAAAAAAAATGGAGAAATAATGAGAATAAGAATAATTAATGAAGGATTTTTGTCTCCCAGCGAAGAACAATTGTCAAATAAAAGGTAGTATGGTGATCTTTGTCAAATCCTATGCTTTTAGTGCAATGGATATGTGAAAATCTATTGACAACTGCAAATCTAGTTATAAAAAGGGGGGCTTTGATGCTGAAGATGTTAATTGTGGATGACCAAAATGGGATCAGAAGACTTCTAACCGAGGTTTTTTTAGAATATGGTTATGAGATTGAATCGTGCGGTAGCGGAATAAAAGCGCTTGAGATTATTCCGAAATTTCAACCGGATCTGATAATCATGGATGTTAAGATGCCTGGAATGAGTGGAATTGAGGTTCTAACGAAACTCAGGGAGACAGATTTTAAAAGCCGGGTCATCATGATGACGGCATATGGGGATCAGATTTTTTATAAACAGGCTGAGGAACTAGGAGTATCCGGTTTTGTTGTTAAACCTTTTGATTTAAATGACCTAAAAAAACAGGTTGGAGAAATCATCAATGCGGATCAGGTTTCTGGGGATTGAAACGTATGCAAAAAATAATGGCTTGAATGGTCAACGAATTAACCGGCCAGACTTCCAACGAAAGTCTGGCTTTTTGACGGCTATGGAGGGGTCTAATGCAACGGTGCCATGGATGGTAAAAAACGGCGATTCTAATATTCTAAAAAATCTAAGGCAGGAATAATATTTTACTTGGAGAACTATAAACTATACGGCATAGGTAAGCTGATGTGATCCGTGACTTGAGACGGTAACGGAAGGCCTAATGCCACGGCCACGGATGACAAAGAACTGCAAGGCCACGGAGCCTGATACCGCGATTTCATGGAGCGGAAAGACCCAATAGGCTGACAGTGTGGGAGGTGAGCCTAAAGATGATTGTTCAGGCGGTCTCAAGCATGGGGATGCTTTGTTCCCACTGCGGGAAACTTCAATTTAAAACATTATCAGTGTTTTCTTTTGCTCACTTGGGAAAAAACAGTTTCATTTGCACGTGCGGTACTCCATTATTGACGCTCATCAGTTTTGAGAGCAAGAAAATCGGCATAGAATATTCTTGTATTTACTGCGGGAGGCCGCATCACTTGGTTACTAGAAGGGAGTTGATTTGGGGAGAACAACCTTTGCGCCTGGGATGCAGTGACAAGGAACTGCCGGTAGGCTATATCGGCCCTGAATCACGTGTCATGGAATTGTGCACAGAAATCAAAAAGAACTTTGTCCGTCTAGCTTCGGAGTTAACAAGCGATCAGGAAGATCTCGATATAATGACAGATGATTTTTTTGTTGTCTATGGCGTTATGGAAATACTTGGCAGGTTGGTTGAATGGAAAAAGCTTGGTTGCAAATGCGGAAATCATAACCTAACTGTAGAAATATTACCTGACCGTGTAGAATTGATTTGCGATTTATGCAAGGCAATAGGTATTATTTATACTGATAATAAGGATATTTTGCGCATACTAGAACAAACGGGAGCAATTACTTTAGAGGAAAATGAGATACGGATCATCAACGATTCTCTAAAGGGAAATCATAGAAAGAATATCATTACGGAGGTTGAGTAGCTTTTTTTGCTATGCCGTATATTATTAAAGGAGGAAT
This genomic window contains:
- the alr gene encoding alanine racemase, producing the protein MSDLWIEVDMDAIIHNYRQIVAGLSAKCRIMAVVKADAYGLGATEVARALQGEGCTAFAVTTIAEALLLRNQGIDGAILVLGPSSPEDWKAAIQARIELTISQLDWIPILDKLAEALGTKAGIQLKLETGMGRTGFTGDQMKELSEALREAPQLEVTGAYTHFARGAQRDHAYTRAQNEKYLAYVQTLEQAGIRIPLKHVCNSAAYLDFPEYHYNMVRVGTLLIGHCPAPAFEGRLWLKDPWLVKARIVHLQKAAKGTFVGYQSVYKAKKDTTLAVVPVGYADGFGIEPRLVPQNIVDLAKMIVKNMAAMVGIQLGREKLLYNGQTVSIVGKIGMQLTVLDVGSVPCVAGDEIVIPLRRTQANPRILRMYKKNGEIMRIRIINEGFLSPSEEQLSNKR
- a CDS encoding alanine--glyoxylate aminotransferase family protein, producing the protein MPNKEMLLIPGPTPVVDEIYEALSRETMSHTDMRFAGIFSEALTQTKKMFNTDGEVFVIAGSGTLAMEMALANTLARGEKLLIVSHGYFGDRFIGVAKALGIEAEVLAAEWGKQIEPAQIEEKLQQGGFKAVTITHADTSTGVAANLDKVVPAVKKYGVLLILDGVCASAGLEEDMGKAYGADDYKIDVVLTASQKAIGVPPGLAIVAFGPKALEARAKMDGVSSYYMDINNWSPIMKEPQKYFATHPINMIYGYAEAMKIITAEGTAARYRRHTAIGKAIRAAIRSMGMNIFAAEEVAAPTLSCILYPEGINDAEFRAILAKKGLIVAGLLASLAGKGFRLGHMGNTTNDVFCKALGIIGETLGEMGYSVDSTKAVQVFKDVFAENNQ
- a CDS encoding CTP synthase, which gives rise to MTKFIFVTGGVVSSLGKGITAASLGCLLKKRGLKVAIQKFDPYINVDPGTMSPYQHGEVFVTDDGAETDLDLGHYERFIDVPLSKNSNVTAGKIYWSVITKERKGDYLGGTVQVIPHITNEIKERIYRVARESNPDVVITEIGGTVGDMESLPFLEAIRQVRGDMGKENVCYIHVTLLPYLSASGEVKTKPTQHSVKELRGIGIQPNILVCRADKAIDDDLKEKLALLCDIDKEAIITNTTAPTIYEVPLRLQEEGMDDIVLCCLGIKAPKADMSTWEKMVLKIKSPCRYTEIAIVGKYVTLPDAYLSVAEALRHAGIDQGAGVKIRWINSEELEVPGADLGQIFAGIKGILVPGGFGNRGIEGKLKAIQYARENKVPYLGICLGMQCAIIEFARNVCGLKGANSTEFNPDTEYPVIDLLPEQKDIEDMGGTMRLGISPVRVKPNTLANSAYSSEVIYERHRHRYEVNNHYREILEKNGMVFSGTSPDDRLVEISEYPNHPWFVASQFHPEFKSRPNRPHPLFKNFITATLKEV
- the sleB gene encoding spore cortex-lytic enzyme encodes the protein MDPNSNERKQKIFSIITVSLILCLLLSAASQAALGDRTLSKGSRGSEVKALQSKLVQLGYQVGKVDGIYGKSTVATVKRFQKNRGLKADGIAGDKTIRELKRLTGESTTSSGKQVGFKNADFQLLARCVYAEGRGEPYIGQVAIGACIMNRIKSSSFPKTIAGVIYEPKAFSAVDDGQINLQPDETAIKAAREAMNGSDPTNGAVYYFNPAKTTNKFVWSRPQIKKIGKHIFTR
- the argS gene encoding arginine--tRNA ligase; translated protein: MSVYEKIKENICKRLEQAVLIARDKGELSFEEMPSYVLEEPREREHGDLATNLAMLLTKQAKRAPRELAAIIINNLDTADTWITSSEIAGPGFINFRLDPSWLTGVILEISARGDQYGSINIGQGEKIQVEFVSANPTGLLHMGNARGAALGDSLASLLAMAGYEVSREFYINDAGNQIHNFALSLEARYLQLLGVEVLFPEAGYHGEDLIHTVKNIIEKDGDQYVRMEEQTRQDILVSYALKEKINDIKETLGDFGVFYDVWFSEKSLHESGYIRETMKQLEDKEYIYEKEGALWLKAILPGDEKDEVIVRGNGVPTYFAADIAYHRNKFERGFKKVINIWGADHHGHVARMKGAMQALGYSPDSLQVILMQLVRLIQDGDIVKMSKRSGQYITLRELIDEVGKDAARFFFLMRDPDSTVEFDLDLAKSQSADNPVYYVQYAHARLCSILRQAEEQGFKSQLIPGEHQLALLVSPEERDLLKKLADLPGEIALAARLTEPHRLARYVLDLAALFHTFYNSQRVLVQDADLRTARLGLIRSTRQVLANVLKILGVSAPERM
- a CDS encoding response regulator; protein product: MLKMLIVDDQNGIRRLLTEVFLEYGYEIESCGSGIKALEIIPKFQPDLIIMDVKMPGMSGIEVLTKLRETDFKSRVIMMTAYGDQIFYKQAEELGVSGFVVKPFDLNDLKKQVGEIINADQVSGD
- a CDS encoding PepSY1/2 domain-containing protein, which encodes MNAESKKKLLSWLSLTLGIVLIFSLGWGYYEFRALKEYKTETENQYSRAFTDLVTSLNEVETSIAKAKVAGSAAQRVLYLGETWKGSESAVSRLGQLPADEVGISYVDTFINQVSDFSKAMTRKTAAAAVMSDEEQATLNEMHERVIEINRSVQQVYNQFNSENLAWVDKPKGLLQKIGLGKSIQTAAQGDENSEKNNQQNQQAAAQTPTSVRGGLKQLDVSLQKYPPFSYQGELDKHYVNKPLGLPGGEINESKAIEVGKRFLEDLGQTGAVPQLSGLSENPLGGFNLTYKTSYLEVSKKGGVVTFYQDQRELGDRQLDVNKAINIAKASLSRIGWDLVVTSSQDIGSYIMVDAVPRENGALLYPDKIRLTIATDNGQIIGFDANPYYAYHHKRELNRVLTLEQAKVKLRKEFKIIEVKMAVISKAGTNEAFCYEFRGTAFGEEYMVYINALNGTEEKISRVVDTPAGKLIQ
- a CDS encoding peptidoglycan bridge formation glycyltransferase FemA/FemB family protein, with amino-acid sequence MEFTARWLTIKDKAKFNSFICNHLKGHAMQLWEWGDIKGRTGWKPWRLAVEKDGEIFAAATILERKLPLLGMPIFYCPRGPVIDMHDSRKIAAVLEAIRKLAQQRKAILLKIDPDVSSTDQVLAGILKAQGFKKMDTGKNFEGVQPKFVFRLDILPDEETLLVNMHQKTRYNIRLASKKGVTIRKGLREDLPEFFRVLKETTERDNFLVRSYTYFEDLYDTLVPAGFAELFVAEYEGKIVAGTLAFITGDKAWYIYGASSNSYRNVMPNYLIQWEMICWAKANGCTLYDFRGVSGDLDESNPLYGLYKFKKGFNGEFTEFIGEWDYVYRPILYVIWQIAEKAYSGKLKGLLARMRRLRNK